In Harpia harpyja isolate bHarHar1 chromosome Z, bHarHar1 primary haplotype, whole genome shotgun sequence, a single window of DNA contains:
- the PXK gene encoding PX domain-containing protein kinase-like protein isoform X8: protein MAFMEKPPAGKVLLDDTVPLTAQIEASQSLHSHTEYIIRVQRGVSAENSWQIVRRYSDFDLLNNSLQISTLSLPLPPKKLIGNMEREFIAERQKGLQAYLDVITTHHILSNCELVKKFLDPNSYSVNYTEIALQHVSMFFRSEPKWEVVEPLKDIGWRIRKKYFLMKIKNQPKERLMLSWADPGPDKYLSDKDLQYAVKLLSSCSHPYIYKITFATANESSALVIRPFSEKGTLKDLIYKAKPKDPFLKKYCNPKKIQGLELQQIKTYGRQILEVLKFLHDKGFPYGHLHSANVMLDGDTCKLLDLENSLLGLPSFYRSYFSQFRKINTLEGVDVHCFGHLLYEMTYGRPPDTIPVDSFPPAPSVFVVSVLESILTCEAMKNGMPTVSRLLQMPLFSDVLLTNSEKPQFKIPTKLKEALKTSKECIEKRLTEEQKLIHQHRRLTRAQSHHGSEEEKKKRKILARKKSKRSAYESGEEHSAKYSNSNNSAGSGASSPLTSPSSPTPPSTAGIKFTASDLLPIPFNTLF, encoded by the exons gaATACATAATCCGTGTTCAGAGAGGAGTTTCAGCAGAAAACAGTTGGCAG ATTGTGAGGCGATACAGTGACTTCGACTTGCTTAATAATAGCTTGCAG aTCTCAACTCTAAGTCTACCTCTTCCTCCAAAAAAATTGATTGGAAATATGGAGCGTGAATTCATAGCTGAAAGACAGAAGGGACTCCAGGCCTATCTTGATGTAATTACTACCCATCACATACTGTCTAACTGTGAACTGGTAAAAAAATTCTTGGACCCAAACAGCTATTCTGTAAACTACACTG aaattgCCTTACAGCATGTTTCAATGTTCTTCCGATCAGAGCCAAAGTGGGAAGTGGTAGAACCATTAAAAGATATAG gttgGCGAATAcgtaagaaatatttcttaatgaAGATTAAGAATCAACCAAAGGAACGGCTAATGTTAAGCTGG GCTGATCCTGGCCCTGATAAATACTTGTCTGACAAAGACTTACAGTATGCTGTGAAacttctttcttcctgttct CATCCCTATATTTACAAAATCACTTTTGCCACTGCCAATGAATCTTCAGCACTGGTTATTAGACCATTCAGTGAAAAAGGGACACTAAAGGACCTTATTTATAAG gcaaagccAAAAGACCCATTCCTGAAGAAGTATTGCAATCCTAAAAAAATTCAGGGTCTTGAACTTCAGCAAATAAAAACATATGGAAGGCAAATATtagag gtATTAAAATTCTTGCATGACAAAGGATTTCCTTACGGCCATCTTCACTCTGCCAACGTGATGTTGGATGGGGACACCTGCAAGTTACTGGATCTAGAAAATTCCTTATTGGGACTTCCATCGTTTTATCGATCATACTTTTCACAGTTTCGGAAAATTAAT ACTTTAGAAGGTGTTGATGTACACTGCTTTGGACACTTACTGTATGAAATGACATACGGAAGACCCCCAGATACGATTCCGGTAGACAGCTTCCCCCCTGCACCATCAGTGTTTGTTG TGTCTGTGTTGGAATCCATTCTGACCTGTGAAGCTATGAAGAATGGCATGCCAACTGTTTCACGGCTCTTACAGATGCC ATTATTCAGCGATGTCCTGCTAACAAACTCCGAGAAACCACAGTTTAAG ATTCCTACTAAGCTAAAAGAGGcattgaaaacctccaaggagtGCATAGAAAAGCGAttaacagaagaacagaaattg ATTCACCAGCACAGAAGGCTGACAAGAGCTCAATCTCATCATggctctgaagaagaaaaaaagaaaaggaagatctTAGCACGAAAA AAGTCAAAACGCTCTGCCTATGAAAGTGGGGAAGAACACTcagcaaaatacagcaactcaAATAACTCAG CAGGCTCTGGGGCGAGTTCCCCATTAACATCTCCATCATCACCCACTCCACCCTCTACAGCAG GCATCAAGTTTACAGCATCTGATTTACTTCCTATTCCTTTTAACACACTCTTTTAA
- the PXK gene encoding PX domain-containing protein kinase-like protein isoform X11, with protein sequence MAFMEKPPAGKVLLDDTVPLTAQIEASQSLHSHTEYIIRVQRGVSAENSWQIVRRYSDFDLLNNSLQISTLSLPLPPKKLIGNMEREFIAERQKGLQAYLDVITTHHILSNCELVKKFLDPNSYSVNYTEIALQHVSMFFRSEPKWEVVEPLKDIGWRIRKKYFLMKIKNQPKERLMLSWADPGPDKYLSDKDLQYAVKLLSSCSHPYIYKITFATANESSALVIRPFSEKGTLKDLIYKAKPKDPFLKKYCNPKKIQGLELQQIKTYGRQILEVLKFLHDKGFPYGHLHSANVMLDGDTCKLLDLENSLLGLPSFYRSYFSQFRKINTLEGVDVHCFGHLLYEMTYGRPPDTIPVDSFPPAPSVFVVSVLESILTCEAMKNGMPTVSRLLQMPLFSDVLLTNSEKPQFKIPTKLKEALKTSKECIEKRLTEEQKLIHQHRRLTRAQSHHGSEEEKKKRKILARKKSKRSAYESGEEHSAKYSNSNNSGSGASSPLTSPSSPTPPSTAEHASF encoded by the exons gaATACATAATCCGTGTTCAGAGAGGAGTTTCAGCAGAAAACAGTTGGCAG ATTGTGAGGCGATACAGTGACTTCGACTTGCTTAATAATAGCTTGCAG aTCTCAACTCTAAGTCTACCTCTTCCTCCAAAAAAATTGATTGGAAATATGGAGCGTGAATTCATAGCTGAAAGACAGAAGGGACTCCAGGCCTATCTTGATGTAATTACTACCCATCACATACTGTCTAACTGTGAACTGGTAAAAAAATTCTTGGACCCAAACAGCTATTCTGTAAACTACACTG aaattgCCTTACAGCATGTTTCAATGTTCTTCCGATCAGAGCCAAAGTGGGAAGTGGTAGAACCATTAAAAGATATAG gttgGCGAATAcgtaagaaatatttcttaatgaAGATTAAGAATCAACCAAAGGAACGGCTAATGTTAAGCTGG GCTGATCCTGGCCCTGATAAATACTTGTCTGACAAAGACTTACAGTATGCTGTGAAacttctttcttcctgttct CATCCCTATATTTACAAAATCACTTTTGCCACTGCCAATGAATCTTCAGCACTGGTTATTAGACCATTCAGTGAAAAAGGGACACTAAAGGACCTTATTTATAAG gcaaagccAAAAGACCCATTCCTGAAGAAGTATTGCAATCCTAAAAAAATTCAGGGTCTTGAACTTCAGCAAATAAAAACATATGGAAGGCAAATATtagag gtATTAAAATTCTTGCATGACAAAGGATTTCCTTACGGCCATCTTCACTCTGCCAACGTGATGTTGGATGGGGACACCTGCAAGTTACTGGATCTAGAAAATTCCTTATTGGGACTTCCATCGTTTTATCGATCATACTTTTCACAGTTTCGGAAAATTAAT ACTTTAGAAGGTGTTGATGTACACTGCTTTGGACACTTACTGTATGAAATGACATACGGAAGACCCCCAGATACGATTCCGGTAGACAGCTTCCCCCCTGCACCATCAGTGTTTGTTG TGTCTGTGTTGGAATCCATTCTGACCTGTGAAGCTATGAAGAATGGCATGCCAACTGTTTCACGGCTCTTACAGATGCC ATTATTCAGCGATGTCCTGCTAACAAACTCCGAGAAACCACAGTTTAAG ATTCCTACTAAGCTAAAAGAGGcattgaaaacctccaaggagtGCATAGAAAAGCGAttaacagaagaacagaaattg ATTCACCAGCACAGAAGGCTGACAAGAGCTCAATCTCATCATggctctgaagaagaaaaaaagaaaaggaagatctTAGCACGAAAA AAGTCAAAACGCTCTGCCTATGAAAGTGGGGAAGAACACTcagcaaaatacagcaactcaAATAACTCAG GCTCTGGGGCGAGTTCCCCATTAACATCTCCATCATCACCCACTCCACCCTCTACAGCAG AGCATGCATCATTTTGA
- the PXK gene encoding PX domain-containing protein kinase-like protein isoform X2: protein MAFMEKPPAGKVLLDDTVPLTAQIEASQSLHSHTEYIIRVQRGVSAENSWQIVRRYSDFDLLNNSLQISTLSLPLPPKKLIGNMEREFIAERQKGLQAYLDVITTHHILSNCELVKKFLDPNSYSVNYTEIALQHVSMFFRSEPKWEVVEPLKDIGWRIRKKYFLMKIKNQPKERLMLSWADPGPDKYLSDKDLQYAVKLLSSCSHPYIYKITFATANESSALVIRPFSEKGTLKDLIYKAKPKDPFLKKYCNPKKIQGLELQQIKTYGRQILEVLKFLHDKGFPYGHLHSANVMLDGDTCKLLDLENSLLGLPSFYRSYFSQFRKINTLEGVDVHCFGHLLYEMTYGRPPDTIPVDSFPPAPSVFVVSVLESILTCEAMKNGMPTVSRLLQMPLFSDVLLTNSEKPQFKIPTKLKEALKTSKECIEKRLTEEQKLIHQHRRLTRAQSHHGSEEEKKKRKILARKKSKRSAYESGEEHSAKYSNSNNSGSGASSPLTSPSSPTPPSTAGASSIPPAPPPPPLPPAAPPLSTEVPTQPNPQPDVSASRGALLSSIQNFQKGTLKKTQTCDYSAPRIS from the exons gaATACATAATCCGTGTTCAGAGAGGAGTTTCAGCAGAAAACAGTTGGCAG ATTGTGAGGCGATACAGTGACTTCGACTTGCTTAATAATAGCTTGCAG aTCTCAACTCTAAGTCTACCTCTTCCTCCAAAAAAATTGATTGGAAATATGGAGCGTGAATTCATAGCTGAAAGACAGAAGGGACTCCAGGCCTATCTTGATGTAATTACTACCCATCACATACTGTCTAACTGTGAACTGGTAAAAAAATTCTTGGACCCAAACAGCTATTCTGTAAACTACACTG aaattgCCTTACAGCATGTTTCAATGTTCTTCCGATCAGAGCCAAAGTGGGAAGTGGTAGAACCATTAAAAGATATAG gttgGCGAATAcgtaagaaatatttcttaatgaAGATTAAGAATCAACCAAAGGAACGGCTAATGTTAAGCTGG GCTGATCCTGGCCCTGATAAATACTTGTCTGACAAAGACTTACAGTATGCTGTGAAacttctttcttcctgttct CATCCCTATATTTACAAAATCACTTTTGCCACTGCCAATGAATCTTCAGCACTGGTTATTAGACCATTCAGTGAAAAAGGGACACTAAAGGACCTTATTTATAAG gcaaagccAAAAGACCCATTCCTGAAGAAGTATTGCAATCCTAAAAAAATTCAGGGTCTTGAACTTCAGCAAATAAAAACATATGGAAGGCAAATATtagag gtATTAAAATTCTTGCATGACAAAGGATTTCCTTACGGCCATCTTCACTCTGCCAACGTGATGTTGGATGGGGACACCTGCAAGTTACTGGATCTAGAAAATTCCTTATTGGGACTTCCATCGTTTTATCGATCATACTTTTCACAGTTTCGGAAAATTAAT ACTTTAGAAGGTGTTGATGTACACTGCTTTGGACACTTACTGTATGAAATGACATACGGAAGACCCCCAGATACGATTCCGGTAGACAGCTTCCCCCCTGCACCATCAGTGTTTGTTG TGTCTGTGTTGGAATCCATTCTGACCTGTGAAGCTATGAAGAATGGCATGCCAACTGTTTCACGGCTCTTACAGATGCC ATTATTCAGCGATGTCCTGCTAACAAACTCCGAGAAACCACAGTTTAAG ATTCCTACTAAGCTAAAAGAGGcattgaaaacctccaaggagtGCATAGAAAAGCGAttaacagaagaacagaaattg ATTCACCAGCACAGAAGGCTGACAAGAGCTCAATCTCATCATggctctgaagaagaaaaaaagaaaaggaagatctTAGCACGAAAA AAGTCAAAACGCTCTGCCTATGAAAGTGGGGAAGAACACTcagcaaaatacagcaactcaAATAACTCAG GCTCTGGGGCGAGTTCCCCATTAACATCTCCATCATCACCCACTCCACCCTCTACAGCAG GAGCATCGTCGATACCCCCagcaccgccaccgccgcccctgccaccagcagctcctcctctgaGTACAGAGGTGCCAACGCAGCCAAACCCGCAGCCTGATGTCAGTGCAAGCCGAGGAGCCTTACTCAGCTCCATTCAAAACTTTCAGAAGGGAACTCTGAAGAAAACACAGACATGTGACTACAGTGCTCCCAGGATCAGCTGA
- the PXK gene encoding PX domain-containing protein kinase-like protein isoform X9 — translation MAFMEKPPAGKVLLDDTVPLTAQIEASQSLHSHTEYIIRVQRGVSAENSWQIVRRYSDFDLLNNSLQISTLSLPLPPKKLIGNMEREFIAERQKGLQAYLDVITTHHILSNCELVKKFLDPNSYSVNYTEIALQHVSMFFRSEPKWEVVEPLKDIGWRIRKKYFLMKIKNQPKERLMLSWADPGPDKYLSDKDLQYAVKLLSSCSHPYIYKITFATANESSALVIRPFSEKGTLKDLIYKAKPKDPFLKKYCNPKKIQGLELQQIKTYGRQILEVLKFLHDKGFPYGHLHSANVMLDGDTCKLLDLENSLLGLPSFYRSYFSQFRKINTLEGVDVHCFGHLLYEMTYGRPPDTIPVDSFPPAPSVFVVSVLESILTCEAMKNGMPTVSRLLQMPLFSDVLLTNSEKPQFKIPTKLKEALKTSKECIEKRLTEEQKLIHQHRRLTRAQSHHGSEEEKKKRKILARKKSKRSAYESGEEHSAKYSNSNNSGSGASSPLTSPSSPTPPSTAGIKFTASDLLPIPFNTLF, via the exons gaATACATAATCCGTGTTCAGAGAGGAGTTTCAGCAGAAAACAGTTGGCAG ATTGTGAGGCGATACAGTGACTTCGACTTGCTTAATAATAGCTTGCAG aTCTCAACTCTAAGTCTACCTCTTCCTCCAAAAAAATTGATTGGAAATATGGAGCGTGAATTCATAGCTGAAAGACAGAAGGGACTCCAGGCCTATCTTGATGTAATTACTACCCATCACATACTGTCTAACTGTGAACTGGTAAAAAAATTCTTGGACCCAAACAGCTATTCTGTAAACTACACTG aaattgCCTTACAGCATGTTTCAATGTTCTTCCGATCAGAGCCAAAGTGGGAAGTGGTAGAACCATTAAAAGATATAG gttgGCGAATAcgtaagaaatatttcttaatgaAGATTAAGAATCAACCAAAGGAACGGCTAATGTTAAGCTGG GCTGATCCTGGCCCTGATAAATACTTGTCTGACAAAGACTTACAGTATGCTGTGAAacttctttcttcctgttct CATCCCTATATTTACAAAATCACTTTTGCCACTGCCAATGAATCTTCAGCACTGGTTATTAGACCATTCAGTGAAAAAGGGACACTAAAGGACCTTATTTATAAG gcaaagccAAAAGACCCATTCCTGAAGAAGTATTGCAATCCTAAAAAAATTCAGGGTCTTGAACTTCAGCAAATAAAAACATATGGAAGGCAAATATtagag gtATTAAAATTCTTGCATGACAAAGGATTTCCTTACGGCCATCTTCACTCTGCCAACGTGATGTTGGATGGGGACACCTGCAAGTTACTGGATCTAGAAAATTCCTTATTGGGACTTCCATCGTTTTATCGATCATACTTTTCACAGTTTCGGAAAATTAAT ACTTTAGAAGGTGTTGATGTACACTGCTTTGGACACTTACTGTATGAAATGACATACGGAAGACCCCCAGATACGATTCCGGTAGACAGCTTCCCCCCTGCACCATCAGTGTTTGTTG TGTCTGTGTTGGAATCCATTCTGACCTGTGAAGCTATGAAGAATGGCATGCCAACTGTTTCACGGCTCTTACAGATGCC ATTATTCAGCGATGTCCTGCTAACAAACTCCGAGAAACCACAGTTTAAG ATTCCTACTAAGCTAAAAGAGGcattgaaaacctccaaggagtGCATAGAAAAGCGAttaacagaagaacagaaattg ATTCACCAGCACAGAAGGCTGACAAGAGCTCAATCTCATCATggctctgaagaagaaaaaaagaaaaggaagatctTAGCACGAAAA AAGTCAAAACGCTCTGCCTATGAAAGTGGGGAAGAACACTcagcaaaatacagcaactcaAATAACTCAG GCTCTGGGGCGAGTTCCCCATTAACATCTCCATCATCACCCACTCCACCCTCTACAGCAG GCATCAAGTTTACAGCATCTGATTTACTTCCTATTCCTTTTAACACACTCTTTTAA
- the PXK gene encoding PX domain-containing protein kinase-like protein isoform X4, with amino-acid sequence MAFMEKPPAGKVLLDDTVPLTAQIEASQSLHSHTEYIIRVQRGVSAENSWQIVRRYSDFDLLNNSLQISTLSLPLPPKKLIGNMEREFIAERQKGLQAYLDVITTHHILSNCELVKKFLDPNSYSVNYTEIALQHVSMFFRSEPKWEVVEPLKDIGWRIRKKYFLMKIKNQPKERLMLSWADPGPDKYLSDKDLQYAVKLLSSCSHPYIYKITFATANESSALVIRPFSEKGTLKDLIYKAKPKDPFLKKYCNPKKIQGLELQQIKTYGRQILEVLKFLHDKGFPYGHLHSANVMLDGDTCKLLDLENSLLGLPSFYRSYFSQFRKINTLEGVDVHCFGHLLYEMTYGRPPDTIPVDSFPPAPSVFVVSVLESILTCEAMKNGMPTVSRLLQMPLFSDVLLTNSEKPQFKIPTKLKEALKTSKECIEKRLTEEQKLIHQHRRLTRAQSHHGSEEEKKKRKILARKKSKRSAYESGEEHSAKYSNSNNSAGSGASSPLTSPSSPTPPSTAEYVRQDRPIVPHIAGDGLQMPPSRACPVEWQVVTSEAFCFYSCLDL; translated from the exons gaATACATAATCCGTGTTCAGAGAGGAGTTTCAGCAGAAAACAGTTGGCAG ATTGTGAGGCGATACAGTGACTTCGACTTGCTTAATAATAGCTTGCAG aTCTCAACTCTAAGTCTACCTCTTCCTCCAAAAAAATTGATTGGAAATATGGAGCGTGAATTCATAGCTGAAAGACAGAAGGGACTCCAGGCCTATCTTGATGTAATTACTACCCATCACATACTGTCTAACTGTGAACTGGTAAAAAAATTCTTGGACCCAAACAGCTATTCTGTAAACTACACTG aaattgCCTTACAGCATGTTTCAATGTTCTTCCGATCAGAGCCAAAGTGGGAAGTGGTAGAACCATTAAAAGATATAG gttgGCGAATAcgtaagaaatatttcttaatgaAGATTAAGAATCAACCAAAGGAACGGCTAATGTTAAGCTGG GCTGATCCTGGCCCTGATAAATACTTGTCTGACAAAGACTTACAGTATGCTGTGAAacttctttcttcctgttct CATCCCTATATTTACAAAATCACTTTTGCCACTGCCAATGAATCTTCAGCACTGGTTATTAGACCATTCAGTGAAAAAGGGACACTAAAGGACCTTATTTATAAG gcaaagccAAAAGACCCATTCCTGAAGAAGTATTGCAATCCTAAAAAAATTCAGGGTCTTGAACTTCAGCAAATAAAAACATATGGAAGGCAAATATtagag gtATTAAAATTCTTGCATGACAAAGGATTTCCTTACGGCCATCTTCACTCTGCCAACGTGATGTTGGATGGGGACACCTGCAAGTTACTGGATCTAGAAAATTCCTTATTGGGACTTCCATCGTTTTATCGATCATACTTTTCACAGTTTCGGAAAATTAAT ACTTTAGAAGGTGTTGATGTACACTGCTTTGGACACTTACTGTATGAAATGACATACGGAAGACCCCCAGATACGATTCCGGTAGACAGCTTCCCCCCTGCACCATCAGTGTTTGTTG TGTCTGTGTTGGAATCCATTCTGACCTGTGAAGCTATGAAGAATGGCATGCCAACTGTTTCACGGCTCTTACAGATGCC ATTATTCAGCGATGTCCTGCTAACAAACTCCGAGAAACCACAGTTTAAG ATTCCTACTAAGCTAAAAGAGGcattgaaaacctccaaggagtGCATAGAAAAGCGAttaacagaagaacagaaattg ATTCACCAGCACAGAAGGCTGACAAGAGCTCAATCTCATCATggctctgaagaagaaaaaaagaaaaggaagatctTAGCACGAAAA AAGTCAAAACGCTCTGCCTATGAAAGTGGGGAAGAACACTcagcaaaatacagcaactcaAATAACTCAG CAGGCTCTGGGGCGAGTTCCCCATTAACATCTCCATCATCACCCACTCCACCCTCTACAGCAG AATATGTGAGACAAGACAGGCCAATCGTTCCCCATATAGCTGGTGATGGGCTGCAAATGCCACCTTCACGTGCATGTCCTGTGGAATGGCAAGTGGTCACCTCTGAAGCCTTTTGCTTTTACTCCTGCCTGGATCTTTGA
- the PXK gene encoding PX domain-containing protein kinase-like protein isoform X10: MAFMEKPPAGKVLLDDTVPLTAQIEASQSLHSHTEYIIRVQRGVSAENSWQIVRRYSDFDLLNNSLQISTLSLPLPPKKLIGNMEREFIAERQKGLQAYLDVITTHHILSNCELVKKFLDPNSYSVNYTEIALQHVSMFFRSEPKWEVVEPLKDIGWRIRKKYFLMKIKNQPKERLMLSWADPGPDKYLSDKDLQYAVKLLSSCSHPYIYKITFATANESSALVIRPFSEKGTLKDLIYKAKPKDPFLKKYCNPKKIQGLELQQIKTYGRQILEVLKFLHDKGFPYGHLHSANVMLDGDTCKLLDLENSLLGLPSFYRSYFSQFRKINTLEGVDVHCFGHLLYEMTYGRPPDTIPVDSFPPAPSVFVVSVLESILTCEAMKNGMPTVSRLLQMPLFSDVLLTNSEKPQFKIPTKLKEALKTSKECIEKRLTEEQKLIHQHRRLTRAQSHHGSEEEKKKRKILARKKSKRSAYESGEEHSAKYSNSNNSAGSGASSPLTSPSSPTPPSTAEHASF, encoded by the exons gaATACATAATCCGTGTTCAGAGAGGAGTTTCAGCAGAAAACAGTTGGCAG ATTGTGAGGCGATACAGTGACTTCGACTTGCTTAATAATAGCTTGCAG aTCTCAACTCTAAGTCTACCTCTTCCTCCAAAAAAATTGATTGGAAATATGGAGCGTGAATTCATAGCTGAAAGACAGAAGGGACTCCAGGCCTATCTTGATGTAATTACTACCCATCACATACTGTCTAACTGTGAACTGGTAAAAAAATTCTTGGACCCAAACAGCTATTCTGTAAACTACACTG aaattgCCTTACAGCATGTTTCAATGTTCTTCCGATCAGAGCCAAAGTGGGAAGTGGTAGAACCATTAAAAGATATAG gttgGCGAATAcgtaagaaatatttcttaatgaAGATTAAGAATCAACCAAAGGAACGGCTAATGTTAAGCTGG GCTGATCCTGGCCCTGATAAATACTTGTCTGACAAAGACTTACAGTATGCTGTGAAacttctttcttcctgttct CATCCCTATATTTACAAAATCACTTTTGCCACTGCCAATGAATCTTCAGCACTGGTTATTAGACCATTCAGTGAAAAAGGGACACTAAAGGACCTTATTTATAAG gcaaagccAAAAGACCCATTCCTGAAGAAGTATTGCAATCCTAAAAAAATTCAGGGTCTTGAACTTCAGCAAATAAAAACATATGGAAGGCAAATATtagag gtATTAAAATTCTTGCATGACAAAGGATTTCCTTACGGCCATCTTCACTCTGCCAACGTGATGTTGGATGGGGACACCTGCAAGTTACTGGATCTAGAAAATTCCTTATTGGGACTTCCATCGTTTTATCGATCATACTTTTCACAGTTTCGGAAAATTAAT ACTTTAGAAGGTGTTGATGTACACTGCTTTGGACACTTACTGTATGAAATGACATACGGAAGACCCCCAGATACGATTCCGGTAGACAGCTTCCCCCCTGCACCATCAGTGTTTGTTG TGTCTGTGTTGGAATCCATTCTGACCTGTGAAGCTATGAAGAATGGCATGCCAACTGTTTCACGGCTCTTACAGATGCC ATTATTCAGCGATGTCCTGCTAACAAACTCCGAGAAACCACAGTTTAAG ATTCCTACTAAGCTAAAAGAGGcattgaaaacctccaaggagtGCATAGAAAAGCGAttaacagaagaacagaaattg ATTCACCAGCACAGAAGGCTGACAAGAGCTCAATCTCATCATggctctgaagaagaaaaaaagaaaaggaagatctTAGCACGAAAA AAGTCAAAACGCTCTGCCTATGAAAGTGGGGAAGAACACTcagcaaaatacagcaactcaAATAACTCAG CAGGCTCTGGGGCGAGTTCCCCATTAACATCTCCATCATCACCCACTCCACCCTCTACAGCAG AGCATGCATCATTTTGA